Proteins encoded in a region of the Trypanosoma brucei gambiense DAL972 chromosome 11, complete sequence genome:
- a CDS encoding glycosyl hydrolase, putative, which yields MSSRDLRGRACSNSTAASASRLLCLPWELVEVELPKEMDVPVSESLFSVGNGRVTVRGYTEESLVAPPYSRGTNSHDIAIRSPVVSLYGGIGNDVIKVGNRSLSNSHLLGNPSSPVRCDSLPTEGHPTASKEWKPPERTLRGTYVNGICEELLLTHHQQQRAFTVGTCARESFLVCAPDAFCIDVFVGGEHVNSETGIILSHRRTLDYHTGELRRHLVWQSRSNGHEVTIESSRIVSLTRRSIAAVKYSVSAKNVSNTNIRIVSRTIVPSGVRQHLKIENVMTRRTLHDASTAVLVRTRNSCKRLVVAEFEACRSTHYELINTQSVPTFSTVTSAVGAHGANTPPCVVAADASLAAGRTPLASPKPMAQPQPQPTPSLTFLAPKCSEIRNGAETIYTSVIRESTRFELTKYIAFLVDEDAAPEDICDLGIHRAREAAAVTYEAICREQLDVLSNFWERGNVHIKASGPSLESAVRFNMLHLLMSSGGLQIQSHPSRGFMSQLQGGMHQWDVDAFIVPFFSHVRPEVARGLLQFRIDTLPQARSLAADVDLPRGALYPQRTVNGLESNPPPFCAAFLFTNAVVAYGMKQYITATNDFSILPQGGADVLFSTALIWLIWGTWDKAEFHVRSVGGPDDYSCLGDNNYFTNLMAKFHMQWAVQIAASMQRDYPNEWEGVKERCQLTDDDLAMMDKAAAKVVLVFDAKNRVHPVDQLFMRKKKWKFDELKKKKSLLFRTFDPSVVYRHQVCRIPDVVLASLLLPEKCTKDEVRANYNFYEPITTSDCSLTSMIFSIIAIQLDMLDKGMHYFHQSLFNDIENALGNTARGIHCSSAAGSWWCLTVGFGGMRVVDDTLHFNPVLPDAWEEYQFFVRHHGCLIKVLITRRMVTYTAVEGCFDRCGLPIYHTETNTIHLKEGMSESVRLYRDVRVFDFDCVVFNLDSLIEDLEDHHYRAWKQTLEKYLHEMGQTSFVLTEDIYLAYLKNGNSFTSSQRLLAKNGITNIPPGCPDDTVETDTVYGLLQRKRHNFRVQIREEGLKVNKGALHLMAELRQNGISIGCVTDSKSGQWMLRRVPQVMCLIDRCIDGSDGEVLSLCWRPEVDYFCSLCKQLNTSFERTIVIMRGIGGFSKSALEQFKLVVDVQRDAEYVPGGVHPVNVPCMSVLTLGKLDEYASKRKLVAVAGDVDRPATAPNNMEGAPPDQLERVTTTLPAT from the coding sequence ATGTCGTCCCGCGATTTGAGGGGTCGGGCGTGTTCAAATTCAACTGCGGCTAGTGCTTCGCGACTGCTCTGTCTGCCATGGGAACTCGTTGAAGTTGAGCTTCCGAAAGAAATGGATGTTCCGGTAAGTGAATCACTATTTTCTGTTGGAAACGGACGTGTAACCGTCCGGGGATATACGGAGGAGTCACTCGTTGCGCCCCCGTATTCGAGGGGTACAAACTCTCACGATATAGCCATCCGTAGTCCTGTAGTTTCCTTGTACGGTGGTATTGGCAATGATGTCATCAAGGTGGGGAACAGGAGTTTGAGCAACAGTCATCTCCTTGGAAACCCATCTTCACCCGTTAGGTGTGACTCGTTACCCACCGAGGGGCACCCGACCGCCTCCAAAGAATGGAAGCCCCCTGAACGAACCCTGCGTGGGACTTACGTCAACGGGATCTGCGAGGAGCTTCTGTTAACCCATCATCAGCAGCAAAGGGCATTCACTGTTGGAACTTGTGCTCGTGAGTCATTTCTTGTATGTGCGCCGGATGCCTTTTGCATCGACGTTTTTGTCGGAGGTGAGCACGTGAATTCAGAAACAGGGATCATACTTTCGCACAGACGCACGTTAGATTATCACACGGGTGAGCTTCGTCGGCACCTGGTGTGGCAATCCAGGAGTAATGGGCACGAGGTGACCATTGAGTCTTCAAGAATTGTTTCCCTAACACGGAGGAGCATCGCAGCAGTTAAATATTCTGTTAGTGCCAAGAACGTCTCCAATACGAATATCCGCATCGTATCTCGTACCATTGTTCCTTCGGGTGTGCGACAACACCTTAAGATTGAAAATGTTATGACTAGGCGCACTCTGCATGACGCTTCGACAGCGGTGCTTGTGCGCACACGAAATAGTTGCAAGCGGTTAGTGGTGGCTGAGTTTGAGGCTTGTCGTAGCACGCACTACGAGCTCATTAACACACAGAGTGTGCCGACGTTTTCAACTGTTACAAGTGCAGTAGGAGCACATGGTGCTAACACTCCACCGTGCGTTGTAGCAGCAGATGCGTCTTTAGCTGCAGGCCGGACACCATTGGCTTCGCCCAAGCCGATGGCACAACCACAGCCGCAACCAACACCATCCTTGACCTTCCTCGCACCGAAATGTTCTGAGATACGAAACGGCGCAGAAACCATCTACACCAGCGTAATACGCGAGTCTACACGGTTTGAGCTTACCAAATACATTGCCTTCCTAGTTGACGAGGATGCAGCACCGGAGGATATTTGTGACCTGGGAATTCACCGTGCTCGAGAAGCGGCTGCTGTCACCTACGAGGCCATCTGTCGCGAACAGTTGGACGTTTTGTCAAATTTCTGGGAGAGAGGGAATGTACATATCAAAGCCAGTGGTCCGTCGCTTGAAAGTGCGGTGAGATTTAACATGCTGCACCTTCTTATGTCGTCGGGAGGGTTACAAATTCAAAGTCACCCGTCGCGTGGTTTTATGAGTCAGCTGCAGGGAGGCATGCACCAGTGGGATGTAGACGCGTTTatcgttccttttttctcacaTGTGCGCCCCGAAGTCGCACGCGGGTTGTTGCAGTTTCGTATTGACACGCTGCCGCAAGCGAGAAGCCTTGCGGCGGACGTTGATCTTCCACGAGGTGCACTATACCCACAGAGGACTGTGAACGGTTTGGAAAGCAATCCTCCGCCGTTCTGCGCGGCCTTCCTGTTTACAAATGCGGTTGTTGCGTACGGTATGAAGCAGTATATTACTGCCACAAATGATTTCTCCATTCTACCGCAAGGTGGTGCTGATGTTCTGTTTTCTACTGCGCTCATTTGGCTTATATGGGGTACGTGGGATAAAGCAGAGTTCCACGTTAGATCTGTGGGGGGACCCGATGATTACAGCTGTCTCGGTGATAATAATTACTTTACAAATCTCATGGCAAAGTTTCACATGCAGTGGGCGGTGCAAATAGCCGCATCGATGCAAAGAGACTACCCTAACGAATGGGAAGGCGTGAAGGAGAGATGCCAACTAACTGATGATGACCTTGCAATGATGGACAAGGCCGCTGCAAAGGTGGTACTAGTTTTCGATGCCAAAAATCGTGTGCACCCTGTTGATCAGTTATtcatgaggaagaaaaagtggaaatttgatgaactgaagaagaagaaaagtctTCTATTTCGTACGTTTGACCCTTCTGTTGTTTACCGACATCAGGTATGTCGCATTCCCGACGTGGTTCTTGCCTCGCTTTTATTGCCGGAAAAGTGCACAAAAGACGAGGTGCGTGCCAACTACAACTTCTATGAGCCTATCACCACAAGCGATTGCTCGCTTACCTCGATGATATTTAGTATCATTGCAATACAACTTGATATGTTGGACAAGGGAATGCACTATTTCCACCAGTCTCTCTTCAACGATATTGAAAATGCGCTCGGTAATACAGCCCGCGGCATCCACTGCAGCTCCGCGGCGGGATCTTGGTGGTGTTTGACCGTTGGATTCGGTGGAATGAGGGTAGTTGATGACACACTGCACTTTAACCCTGTTCTCCCTGACGCGTGGGAGGAGTACCAGTTTTTTGTGCGCCATCACGGTTGCCTTATCAAGGTGCTTATTACTCGCAGGATGGTCACATATACGGCTGTGGAGGGGTGCTTCGACAGGTGCGGTTTGCCGATTTATCATACGGAGACCAACACCATCCACCTGAAGGAAGGCATGTCTGAATCCGTGAGGCTTTACCGCGATGTTCGCGTATTTGACTTCGACTGTGTGGTGTTTAATCTTGACAGTTTGATCGAGGACCTGGAGGACCATCACTACCGCGCATGGAAGCAAACCCTCGAGAAATACCTTCACGAAATGGGGCAAACTTCATTTGTGCTTACAGAGGACATATATCTTGCATACCTCAAGAATGGAAATTCGTTCACATCATCTCAACGCCTTCTTGCGAAGAACGGCATTACAAACATCCCTCCTGGTTGCCCAGATGATACCGTTGAGACGGACACAGTATATGGGTTGCTGCAGCGCAAGCGGCATAACTTCCGCGTTCAGATTCGGGAGGAGGGGCTCAAAGTAAACAAAGGGGCGCTGCACCTCATGGCGGAGCTCCGACAGAACGGCATTTCCATTGGTTGTGTGACAGACAGTAAAAGTGGTCAGTGGATGCTGCGAAGGGTGCCACAAGTTATGTGCCTAATCGACCGCTGCATTGATGGAAGTGATGGGGAAGTTCTTTCCCTCTGCTGGCGCCCGGAGGTGGACTACTTCTGCTCTCTGTGCAAACAACTCAATACCAGCTTCGAACGGACTATCGTTATTATGCGTGGGATTGGGGGGTTCTCGAAAAGCGCACTGGAACAGTTCAAATTAGTTGTGGACGTGCAGCGCGATGCGGAGTATGTGCCGGGTGGAGTGCATCCTGTGAATGTGCCGTGCATGAGCGTGTTAACACTCGGCAAGTTGGATGAGTATGCctcgaaaaggaaattagTTGCCGTAGCGGGGGATGTCGATAGGCCCGCCACCGCACCAAATAATATGGAGGGCGCTCCACCGGACCAGTTGGAACGAGTGACCACAACCCTTCCAGCTACTTAA